The Meles meles chromosome 12, mMelMel3.1 paternal haplotype, whole genome shotgun sequence genomic sequence ATGTGGGTGCTCTTGGGACAGAATCTGAGAGTGGGCTGTGAGAGCACATGAACGGGgtagggggagagaaaggggggccAGCAAGCAGGCAGCGGCCTCTGCCAGGAGGAGGAACAGCAAAggccaggagaaggagaaggaaaaggaaaagcagtaGGTTTCTGATTCCACAGGGCGAGCTTTTAGGGGCTGGTCATTATCATCTTGCTGAGCATGTCAACTTTTAAATCTGGCGGTTTACTGTTAAAGAGAAATACTTTTAtaggcaccaaaaaaaaaaaaaaaaaagaggtagactTTAAATGCCTAGCACATGTGATCTCTTCTGCTTACTGTCAACCCTTCTCATCAACCAATAACCATAATGAACTAGGTTTGGGTTACGTGGCCACTAACTTATGTATTAGCACCTTGAATTTAGGCACATGATGTAATCTTTggctttggttttctcatctcTGTATGGAAGTGAAAACCTAGGCCACAAATTGTTTTAAAGTGGAAGGTCCTTCTCAACACGTCCCTTAATGGCCATGCATTCATTCGACGAGTATTTGTTGAGTGTCTGCTAGGTGCCCAGCACCATAGGTCTAGGTGCTGGAAACAGTGGAGAACAAACCATGTAAGTCTGAGCTCATGTGAAGTTTGAGTTCAAAAGCAGAACCCGACAATCAACAAATCAGACAACTAAATAAAATGTGCCTCCTGGAAGACAGTCAGAGGGAGGGTAGGGATGGGCTGTTTTAGACAGGATAGTCAGGGAGGGCCTTTCCAAGAAAATAGCATTTGTTCTGAGACCTGAATGGCCAGGAGTATTATCAGGGAAAGAGCAGGAGAAAGAGCATTGTCAGTGGAGTCTAGGATGAGGGCAAAGGCTCgcaagcagggaggaaggaaggggggaaggaggctaCAGGAGGTGGAGATCAGGTGCGAGGGTGTCCCCCCAACATTCCCACACCTCACAGGTCCTCTATGCCGGGGACACCCAGGCCCAGTGTGGGTGCTGTTGGCAGATTAGATTAGGCACCAATGAAGGTAATCAACAGCTCAGCCTACATTCCAAGTCTATGTGCCAGAGAGAAACTGTGCCTTCTGCTCAAGGCAGCAATTATCCACACTGCTGGGTAACGATTCTGCTCGCTTGTTGTTAACACTCAAAACCTCTGGACACTCTGAACATCTTCTAATTTCTAGCTCCCCTCTTCTGACTAATTGTGGCGTGTTTTGCCCCTTCTGCCTCATGTGGTTCATGATTACTATCACAATTACCAAGCATTTCGACTCTCCTTCCCCATTCCACCACGCAAATGCTATGGGTCAAattgtatatatatgattattaCTGGTTTTTTCCTAAGCCTGTTTATTCTGAGGTCCAGGTTTCTTTTGTCGCCTGAGGATAATgaacaggtcttttttttttttttttttcttttccctttccctacatcagttttttaaatgtgaaatataaCACTCATCCAGAAAAGTATATCATGTACAAATTATTTTCACTTAACTATctcataaaaatatttccatgtgtTGTATCATTTCATAATACATTATAATCCATTTTAATCACTTTCTGTtaattcagatatattttatttctttaactagACTGTAAACTACTTGAGGTCAGGTATCATTTAAGTGGCTttccacccaacatggggctctgcCCTACAACCCCAAGATAAGAGTTCCCCGCTCAGTcccctgggccagccaggtgccctaccCTCCTATTGCTTTAAACCACTGTTTGTGGTACTCTGTTGTGGCAGCCTTAGGAAACtaacataggagaaaattttatttatgctgaaaaaatatcAAGTCACGCTCTAATAGAATGCAGTACTACCCTAGTCAGAAAATGTGGGAATTTTAGGAAGATAGGGGTTGAGATAGTGACTGTCCTTGCTGGCCCTACCACCTTGTATGAGAATGACCATACTCTGTATCTTCACGAGTCACACCATTTCCACTCTCAGCTCAGCTAATCTAGTCACGGTGCAGCCAGAGTGAACTTTCTAGAATCTGATCCTATCACCTGCATGCTTAAAATCCTCTGTGGGTCCGCTTTGCCCCCCAAACCATACACAGACTCCTCAGGTCCCTCTCCATTCACCTCTCACCACTTTCTCCTCACCTTGCCTGCCCCTCATTCTCTGCCTGGAACATCTTTCCTTTGGCCTCATTGCTTGGCCAATCCTATTTTTGCCTCAGTGTCTACGTAAGTGGCCTTTCCCACTTCACTGACTGCCCAGGCCGTCCCATAGTCCTCCATAATTTCCTTGGACGGGGGACTCTCTGCCTGTACACATCTCCGCCCGTGTAGTTGGCCGCATCACCCTCCAGCCTTGCCGTGCAAGGTGAGGTCTGAGAAATGGACGTTCGGGCATCACCAGAGTTTAGGACGCAGAACCTCGAGCCCAACTAGATCTTCACAATCTGATGTGCATTTTAACAAGAGACTCAAGtaattctcccccccccccccaagtgatTCTTAACACGCATTGAATTTGAGAGTCAGGTCTCTTCCACATCAtctctgtgggggcagggagcactCACCCTGTCCCCAGAACCGCGCACAGCGGCTGTTTAAACGGAGATTTAGCTGATTTAATGCATGATTCTGATTTCCTGTTAACAAGCCTGTcttacaggaaaacaaaacaaaacaaaacaagtctccTTTTATCGGAATAAACAGACTCCTGTCTCCAGCCTATGAATCTTGTCAGTTCCCTTTCAATTCCCCTTACAGGTCTCTCATATTCTTTGTTTTCCTGTCAAATCCTATTTTCCGCACGAAATATGTGAATGACTGTTCTATTACTAATcatgttttctgttctgttttgggttttattagtaactaaaaaaaccccacataatGACAACACAGGCATGGTCAGATTTGTACTGTTATTTTTGAACTTGGTCCATGAAAACTGATACCTggtaatagttttaaaaattgtcctccccagttctttttccctcctctccccttccctttccttatccctgcccttctctctcccttccttccttccttaacaGATAACAGGATTCTAATGCTTCACAATAAATCTTTTTGTTGTGAGTCCCAGCCTTCAAAATCCCGGtacattttatcatatttctCACAAGTTCTCAGTAAATGATAATATCACTTTTCCAGAGAAGTATACAGGTAAGAGAGCCTTTACACACTCAACTTCAAATTCCTTTAACAGAAGGTTAAATGTGAGAATTTATGGACCATCTCAaaccccaatttttattttatttttttcaaacccAAAATTTTAAACGGCGCTCCGTAAAACGCTGATTTGACCCACCTCTGATGACGCCtccccaactccccccccccccccgcctcccccccacccccggccttcTCCTTCCAGCAAGCtgaatttgcaattccctaaaaGGAACCACCCGCCCAAGGTTTGTAATCTAGTACGGGTCACGTGGCTAACAACCTTTTATAATGATAATGTTAGAGGGCAGGATAGGCACACCCTTTGTAGGTAAACAACTGTAggattgcttttcttttgttcaaTGTGTCTGCATTTCAGGGTGCACGGTTTGGTCAGAAGTTTACTAATTTATCCAATCAGAAAATTAATGGTGTCCCTTATTAAGTCAGTcaaaaatggggggcgcctgagtggctcagctgtttGGTATCTGCCCTCGACCCAGGTCATGAATTTGGGTTCCTGCGATGAGCCCTgggttgtgctccctgctcagcggggagtctgcttctccctctctctgcccctcccctccggcTCCtgttctccctcaaataaataaaatcttaaaaaaataaactaggttTTTCAATTCAGGAGTAGTTTCGTTCCTGGATTATAGCCTTCTCTAGACTTCTGCAGGCCCAAGCCATAAATAAATTCTTGCAGGTTTGTGTTGATTGAAGGATTTCAGGTAAATAAACAAGCTCAAATGCCTACTGGGGGCCTGTAAACGAGAACGTAAACGAGAAATGTAAACAAGAAAAGCGACAGCAGGGGGCGTGGCCGCCGGGAGCTCTCGCCCCAGGGCGGCGGGGGAGAGGCTGCCACAAGGCTTCTAGCGCGCTCTGCCCGTTTGGAAAAACCCCGGGTTTTCGGAGAGGCTGCCGCCAGGCTTCCAGCGCCCTCTACACATTTGCAAAACGGACCCCGGGTTTTCGGAGAGGCTGCCGCCAGGCTTCTAGAACGCTCTGCCCGTTTGCAAAACGGACCCCGGGTTTTCGGAGAGGCTGCCGCAGGCTTCTAGCGCGCTCTGCCCGTTTGCAAAACGGACCCCGGGTTTTTGGAGAGGCTGCCGCCAGGCTTCTAGAGCGCTCTCCTCGTTTGCAAAACGGACCCCGGGTTTTTGGGGAGAGGCTGCCGCTAGGCATCTACCGCCCTCTACACGTTTGCAAAACGGACCCCGGGTTTTTGGAGAGGCTGCCGCCAGGCTTCTAGAACGCTCTCCTCGTTTGCAAAACGGACCCCGGGTTTTCGGAGAGGCTGCCGCCAGGCTTCTAGCGCGTTCTGCCCGTTTGCAAAACGGACCGCGGATTTTCAGAGCTTCACCGTTTACAAAGGACGTCGGAGATGGGAGCTTTGAAAGTCATctctcaatttttaaatgttggtaaCCAACTCAAATTTTCCCACACATTTTGCAAATCAGTACCATGAGCCAAACAGAGCACTCCGGGGAACCACGCAGTTCTCAGTAGCCCATTCGTAACCTCTTCGTTCAATAGCGCGGATATTGAACAttcattttcccccaaaactcTTATTACTGGGAACGCCAAGGTGGGTTAGAGCtcctgctccgcagggggcctgacTAGGTTCAGATCCTGGCATGGCTCTCTGCCAACAGGCGCTCCAGAATTCCCTTGATGTCAAGAAACAAGTTTTCACCTGTAAACTGGCCTTTTTGGTTAAGAATGGCAGCTTCTCAGCATCGTTCTGAGGACAGAATGCAAAAATACCCGCCCAGGCCCTTCTCACTTAGCAGCTCTCAATATCTATAACCTAATCCCAATTACTACTCCTCTTTCTAATAATGGCATTGTTCAGGGATCCGCCAAACATCGTGTAGGTAGCTTCATATACCTCGTTTCTCCTTCCACGAAGCATCTGAAGGTGTCCCACATAATGACTTACTCTTTTCACGTTACTAAGCAGCATCCCTATGAGTTAATATCGACCTCTCCAGAGGGAATACGCTGCACTAGTCCAAGCTGGGGCGCGGGACTAAGCCCTCTGCCCACCGCCCCCCGATCAAACTCGTGTGTGCTTGCTCTCCCCCAGGGTTTCAGTTTGGTACGTTTGTCCCTTTGCCTCTGGCATCCTCTCTACTGCTGGGAACGTTTTCTTCGTCTCACTTCCCCGCAACCACCCGTGCCTTCCGAGTTCGAGCTCCCCCTTTCGGATCTCGTTCCGAGGTCGGCTTCGTTGGAGTCTCTAATTGCCAGTTTACGATAAGGaccgggcgcccggcctccccaAGCCGCCGCCTTCTCGCTACAACTTTCCCCTGCCGCGACTTCCCGGCTCCGCCACAGCTGCGGGCGACGCCACGTGCGGCGGGGGCGCGCTCTGGGCCCGGACCCCGTCCGCGCCGGCCCCGCTCGCGAGGGGAATCACGGCGAGGCCGGCCGGGTCTCGAAGCCGACGGAGCGGCGAGTCCGGGCATATCCCCCAAAGCGGCGGCCCTCGGGGGCGGGGACAGGGGCGGGCGCACAGTCAAGTTTCGCTACGTCACGGTTCCCGGGACCGTCGCCTTATAAGAGGCGAGCGCGGGCTGGAGAATCGTCCGGACCTGAGAGGTGCCGCGCTCCAGGGTGGTCATCGGTCCGCTCCGGTCGTGCGCGCTGCTCCGGCCCGTCCGCGACTCGCGTGCTGCTTGCCGGCTGCTGCCCCAAGGGGCTCGGGTTGGGGGACCGAGGCCCCCGGAGTTTTACAGCACAGCCCGGGGTGGCTGCCTGTGGAGATGCCTGGGAAGAAGGCGCGTAAGAGCGCGCAGCCGAGCCCTGCGCGGGCCCCGGCAGGTAGGGAGCAGCTGGGACCCGCGGAGATCctggccggggccggggccggggacggggcgggggccggggcgggggccagGGTCGAGGTCGAGGTCTCGGTGCCGGCGGATTCCTCCCGGTGGCTCGCGGCCTCCGGGCCCGGCAGGTCTGCGCCCTTGCACACTTTGGGGGGCGCCTCCAGGAAGTTCTTCAGGGTTTTTACCCCGGATGGTGGAGACGGTGAGGGAGGAAACTCGGTATGGGATTTTAGCCGAGGTACAAAGCCTTGTTTTCGCCTCGCTTGCTTTCCAGCCCCACTTTCTCTGCCCCGGGGCCACGGGGAGAAAAAGTGCAAGTGCGGGCTGCAGTCGCGAGGAGAAAGTCATGGTCGCGGCAGGTGGGGACGGGAGAGGCTCCTCCGGGAGGGCCCCGCTCTGAGTGTTGTCACTCAGGGGTCCCCAGCACAAACAAAGCAGTCTGTTAACAGCTTCGGTCTATGTGGGTCCTTCCACCGAGGACTGATGGAGCGATACGGAGGCCCCGCGAGGACCGCGGGAGCCTGGAAAATTGTGCTGTCTTGAGTGGTAACATTTTAACAGTCGTGATTAgttgtggagatggagagaacagCGGATGGTCTCTAGTGGTTttttcatccatccattctttcctcctccctccataAAGCTCCATCGAATAACTTTTTAGGCCCGCCCTCTCCCTTACAAATATTAACAAACAGGGCAGCCATCAAGGGGCTGTAGCGAAGAAGGTCTTCAGGCTCACAGCTCGACATTCGTCATACTGCTATTGCATCAGACGCTGATGGCCCCCTTTTAACTTACTTTCGATTTATAGAGACCGAGGCTTGCAAAGGAAGTGGGATGGCCAGCCTGGCTAAGTGGGCACTAAGGTGCTCCCTCAGGCTCGCTCTTGGGAGGCCAAAAAGCTTGGCCCACCTTTTGTGATGTCCAAGAAATCTGTGGTTTCCGGAAGGCCTAACCTGAGCATAACTTTCTGCCATTTTCCACTTCATTCCTAACAATACAGGACAGCAGAAAGGGCCCTCTTAAACTCGATTGGATAGTAATACAtctttttattgagatgtaagtGACCTAGGACATTGTATTAGCCTTGATTGATGTATATATCAAATAATAATGCGgtttatgtatatattgtgaagcAGTGCTAGTTAACATCCCTCACCAcacatagtttttaatttttttttttaaattactgcttTTGTAGAAGTGTAACAAAGATGAAGGAAACAACTAGCAGCTAGTTTCTGCACCCTCTTTTGGGGAAAgagatcatttttttccccttaaaaccCTTTTGTAatcctttttcttaaattaatacTCATTTAATGACAATATTTAATGACAATATGTCGCTTCTAAAAAGTAGGAAACTTGTGAATTAAACATATTTTTGCTTCACTCATAAAGGCAGTGGATTTGCACAAATTGGGTTTGTAAGAAGAATTGGTTTACAGTGTAATGTCAATTTCTAAGTTATTTTAGAGAAGGTGGTCTTATTTTTGATACAAGATTTTATGAGTCTTAGAAAATTTCAAAGAGTTTTTCAGTGAGGTTAAGAATAcatttagaggggcgcctgggtggctcagctggttaagcatctgcctttagctcagatcatgatctctgggttctgggccacatatcagggtccctgctcagcggggaacctgcttctccctctccctctgccacaccccctgcttgtgctctgtcaagaaaaatcttttaaaaaggaggggaaaatacATTTAGATTTGTTTATTGATGAAGGTATAATACGAGGTGTGAATTACTgccatttaaaaaacagattctaCTGAAAAACAACATACAAGAGTGTAGGATTTGACTTCTGTTCCCCCAACCAACCTTCAGTGAGTGAGAAGAGGATGACCCCACCTGAGGCTGGCCAAGGCTCCCTAACTCTCTGTGGTGTATGACGGAAATTTCCCTGTTGAAAGGGAGCATTTGCCTCATTCAGTGTGCTTAAAAacaatatgtatatgtatatatatatatatttatttatttcagagtaaACATCTTTATTCTTAACTCTTCTATTGATTCATGAGTCACAGTGTGTCTGTATatggtgtgtggtggggggagggcgtGCATGCTAAGTCACCTTTCTTGCATTGAGAAAATGGGTGTACGTAAAGCTAAAGTTAAGATAAATGTTCACTGAGTAAATACTCAGCTCGTCCCTTGGATGGGCGCATTAACTCTTGCTGGTTGCAATTTGTTATACCAGTGTGATTTTAAtgtttatctttccttttcagaCCCCGAAGTGGAGTGTGCCATGCAACTCAGGAAATTTGGAGACAAACTGAATTTCCGGCAGAAACTTCTGAATCTGATATCCAAACTCTTCCGGTCGGGAACCTGACTGCTTCGGAAGCTTGAACGAGGAGATTGCTTTAAAATGGAAGATTCCCCAGTAGGTGCAAATTTAATCTAGAGGAAATGCCTCATAATGGAGAAGATCTCACTTGCTTTTTGGACGTCCTTGGAAACGAAGATGGGATACGTCAAAGATGGATTTTTGTTGATTTCCCCAGAAGTCATTTGTTTTGGCTCATGAGGATGTTATAAAACcatgttgtttattttaaagcaagAATGGAGGAGCTTTGAAAAATAAGGACTTCATTACTTAACATtttgcttttacttccaaaattaTTCCGGTAATTTTGCTGAAGGTTGCTGTGCAGCCTACTGTAAGCGGAGTTGGCAGATGAATGGACAGTGGTCAGAGGCAAAGAAACAGAATGTGTTCAGTGTTGGGTTTATTTTGGGATGACAACTCCAAAGTGAGGTGTAAGACTTGGTTTATATATTGTCTTgttaaaagtaaacattttcatTCTGAGAACACTGAATGTTGTAGAGAGTGTGGATTCCACAGGTcactacaaaatataaaatgatttgaaagcttgtttcttctgcttctgttCAGGTGATCCTTGAATTATGTTTCTGTGAATCTTAACGGGAAAATCTGTACTTTGAAAAATGTGATAGAGGTATTAGTTGGCTCTAGTAAGATTCTTGAAGGTAGAATGTTAAAAGATAAAGAGCACAGGGATTTTTCAGCATCAGAAATAATGGAGGAAAAAGGTGATTTAGGTCTTTTTACTGTTGTTAGTAAAACAAATACTCTAAAGTATGAACGTGTTTCTAGAGAAGTTTCTAAAATCTGTTAAAGGCCTTTCTCATACTGGTCAGGGTATGTCTCATAGGAAGTGATCTTTTAATAGAAATTAAGTATGTTttacaaagttttttgttttttgttttttgtttttttttaagggggattGGATTTCCTACCCAGGATAAAAATGCCATCTATGCATAATTTGCTTTAGAATAATATGTAGATTTCTGAGAAAAGTTTCATGAATTTCcgtttttttattgttaaaaggCCAGTCTGTATCAACAAAGTCCccagataaaaaaagaaaaatgtcatgatTGAATTTCAGtaggaataattttatttattttacctatttatgATTAAAATATTGTTTCGCTTGAAAATGTCTACTAAAGTTACATTTTTAGGTTATGAGACAAGGTTTTCATAACCACTTGAACTTAACAGTAAGAATGTTTTGCCCTAGGCTGTGGTCACTTTAGATGAAACGTTACCTCAGTATCTGTTTTTTCCTCAGTATTATTTAGTCGCAAAAATGCTTTTTGTCTGTCTAGAGGCAGATATTTTGCCGTTAGGATATTTATGGTCTGTAACTGTATTTATACATACAAAATTGGATACTGTAACTATAAACTACTGAGAATTATCACCGTTTCTCTGTGTGTTCCTTTCTGTAATCACGTCACTGGCCCAGTGTTCACTACGAAACCAAAATGGTTTGACAGGTTTCCATCAGCAGGTCCCTTCTGACCACCACCTCCTCAGTCACAGTTCTGTTGCCCGGGGTGGAACATACAGGGGACATTTAGCATGATTTCTGCTGTCAAGGGACTTCGCCATTTAATAAGGAGAGGAaatagtgaaaaagaagaaatctgtgCCTGGCAGAGGTCTTGAATGCCTTAGTTCCTGGAGACGAATTGATTGAAAGTAGCCTACAGAGATCCGTCAATATCAGTAGGGCTACAATGTGTCCCTTCCTTGGCTGTTTGGGGACCTCTGCCAAGCTAGAGAAGCTTCTGGGCAGTTTCTTTGAGGATGGCCTCACACTTCTCTCGTCTGCCCCAACCCTGAGCAGCTAGTATTGCTTCACCTGAAGCTGGTCACGTGCAGAAGGAGTGGCTTTCCTGTTAGAGGGTGAGAACTCCTGGTTGGTAGCTTTTTGAGGCTGAAACCCCAGGGTGTAAATTACCTAGTTTGGAAGAGGAGGCCAGGAGGAGGGGCTACCGGAAGAAGGTGACCACGTGGGTAGGGGGCAATGAAGGGCTGCCCGGGCcattgggggaggggtgaggtgggggtgggggtggagatcGGCTCCATAAAGGTGAGGGGGCCCGTCTGAGTGATTTGACTTGAGAGTCTCTGGAAGAgattcctgtccctctgccccctgcatgGCCAGAAGTGAACTGTTGGTGTTAATGAGTTTTGCTAAGAGTACccttgttgctttttttttaaatataaggagTAGCATAAGAAAACTTTGGTACCATGCACAATCTTCAGGTATGAAGactatatattttcaaagaactcttttttaaaaaagattttatttgttagaacaccagtgagggggaggggcagagacagagggaaaagaagctggttctctgctgagcagggagccccaggccggcctccatcccaggaccctgagatcaggacctgagcccaaaacagacacttaaccagctgagccacccaggcaccccagaaaagcAATGTCAAAAAATTCTCAGGATGTCCACATAATTGTAAATACTGACTAACAAAAAGTTACTGGGAATTAACAAAATAGTTTGACTTGCATTTATATGTAAGAGAAAATCTCCATAACCTTTATATTTGAAAAGTCACCTAGAAATGGCAATGTGAGCTGTTAGTAAAACACATACAGAAAGTATAATTCTGCTTATAAGTTACTTACAGTTAGTTTAAAaattgaataggaaaaaaaatcactaccttTTGCGCAAATGTGTCTGCAGTCCTTCACGTTACAGTTACTGTCATTCCCTCCACAGCAAGTAGAGTGGAAGGCCTCCTGGGCTTTGTGTCTTGGATTAACACAATAGTGAATCGCTTTAGCAAAGcacagtctctcattgtttgAAACTGTGGCAAAATGCTGGGacctttaggaaaaaataaaatcagaaatgcaaTAATACCAGAATTAAGAATCTGTGACTATGACTGAAGTTACTGAGGAAGGTCTAAACCCATGGAAGCTTCATTCTGAATCCTAAATATTCCAAACCATTAAAAAAGTGGGCCTCAAATTTCAAGAACTCTGTTTTGTTCatgtgtttaaaaagattttatttatttgggggtggggctCTGGCGGAGGGCATgggacaagcaggctccacactgtgCCATGTAGAGGCCAacagggggctggatcccacgaccttgagatcatgacctgagcagaaaccaagagtcggatgctcaaccgactgagccacccgggcatccctatttttaatttttataaactgGACAGAATTTCTTCTAGAGCTATCTCCTTGTATCATTTGAATGTGTAAAGGAATTAAACTCCCCAAACAAATATGGTCAGGTAAAAAAATGGGCTACACCTCAAGGAATAACGTGACATGCTTTCGTAAGCTGTCCTATGCTGataggctttttgtttttaaagtttatttatttttgtaatctctacacccagtgtgggggtcGAACTCATGACCCAAAGAGCAAGCGTTGTGgcctcctccaactgagccagccaggtgctcctcctgtgttgatagttttttttattttttat encodes the following:
- the PMAIP1 gene encoding phorbol-12-myristate-13-acetate-induced protein 1, which translates into the protein MPGKKARKSAQPSPARAPADPEVECAMQLRKFGDKLNFRQKLLNLISKLFRSGT